GCGACAGCAGCGGCGCGCAGATCGGCTTTGCCGACGGCACCACCGGCACGCTGCCGGCCGGCCTCGCCCAGCTGCCCTATCGTCGCACCGGCGGCCCCGCCATCTCGGCGATGAAGCCGGGCGACCTGATCATCGTCGCGCGCGACGGCGCCAGTTGGGCACTGCGCAACATTCCCGAAGTGTCGGGTGGCATGGTGGTGGAGGAAGTGCATTCGGGCCGTATTCGCGCGATGCAGGGCGGTTTCGACTACCGGCTCTCCTCCTATAATCGCGCGACCCAGGCCAAGCGCCAGCCGGGCTCGACGATCAAGCCCTTCGTTTACGCCGCTGCACTCGACAATGGCATGACCCCCGCCTCGATCATCGTCGACGGGCCGCTGTGCGTCTATCAGGGCGCGGGCCTTGGCCAGAAATGCTTCCGCAACTTCTCGGGCGGCAGCGCCGGTCCGCAGACGATGCGCTGGGGCGTGGAACAGTCGCGCAACCTGATGACCGTGCGCGCGGCCAGCCAGACCGGCATGGATCGTGTGGTGCGCACCATCAAGAATATGGGCATCGGCGACTATCAGCCCTATCTCTCCTTCGCGCTGGGCGCGGGCGAGACGACGGTGGAGCATATGGTCAACGCCTATGCCACGCTCGCCAACCAGGGGCGGCAGTTCGCGCCCAAGTTGATGGACTATGTGCAGGACCGGCGCGGCAAGGTGATCTGGCCGGAACGCTGGCATGCCTGCGATGGCTGCAACATGGCGAACTGGGACGGCAAGGCGATGCCGCGCTTCGGCTTCGAGGGCAAGCAGGTGATGAACCCGATGACCGCCTATCAGGTCGTCCACATCACCGAAGGCGTGATCCAGCGCGGCACTGCAACCGTGCTCGCGGACCTCAAGCGTCCGCTGTTCGGCAAGACCGGCACCACCAATGGCCCGACCAATGTCTGGTTCGTCGGCGGCTCTCCCGATCTCGTCGCCGGCGTCTATATCGGCTATGACCAGCCGCGCAGCCTGGGTGGCTGGGCGCAGGGCGGCCGTATCGCCGCGCCGATCTGGAAGGAGGCGATGGCGCCGGTCCTGGAGACCATGCCCAAGACGCCGTTCATCGCCCCGGCCGGTATCCGCATGGTCGCGATCGATCGCCGTTCGGGTAAGCGCGTCTATGGCGCCTGGCCGACCGACGAGCCTAAGCCCGCCGTCATCTGGGAAGCGTTCAAGCCCGAATCCGAACCGCGCCGCACCATCCGCAAGGAAGAGGCAGAGGCGCAGGCCAAGGTCGCGGCCAAGGCGGATGCGGTGCGCACCCGCCAGCGCAATGACGCCGACTTCCTGCAGGATCAGGGCGGCATCTATTGAGGGACGGGCGCGTTTGCGCCCGCCCTCTTTTTCTCAGCAGTGATGCGGATCGGCGTTGCGGATCGACATGGCCGTGCCGCTGCGCCGGTCCTCCAGCGCCTGCGCCAGCAATATCTGGGTCGACCGCACCGCATAGCAGAAGGCGCAGGCGATCGCGTCGCTGCAGGTGTAGGGAACGGGGCCAGTCCAGCGCGCCTGCAACAGGTCGATCAGCAGATTTTCGTCTTCGGTCAGTCGCGTCCCCCGCCCGGTACGCAGGCCATGGCCGGTCACCTGTTCGCCCAGGCGCAGCAGGCTGTCGAGCGCAGGGGATAGCTGTTCGCAGCCATAGCGCCGCAGCCGCAGGTGCAACTGGGCCATCGCCGGCCTGCGTCTGCGTCGTGCGGCCGCCCAGCAGCGCACGGCGCCGAGCAGGATATAGAGGGTGGCCGGGCTGTGCGCGGCCGGCATCGGGGTGGTTGGGGGCATGGGATCGCCTTTCATCGAAAAGGTTTTCCCCCTTTGATGCGCCGTCCTCGATCGGGGCGGTCTGCACCGCCGGGCTAAGATGCGATTATGTCCCGCAGATTTCGGGGCGTTGCCGCACCCGGCCGTCCGGCGGATTGATCTTCCCAAAAAGCCCGGCCTGGGATAGGGGCAAGCGTTTGATGCGTTCGGGTAGCTGACGCTGGACGCCACGAGATTCTGGAGACCTCCCATGCGCGCCGAAGCGCAGCAATATATCGACCGTATCGACGCCGCACTGGACCTGCTGCGCCGCTTCCTCGACTGGGACCGGGCGCTGCGCCGGCTGGACGAGCTGAATGCCCGCGTCGAGGATCCGACCCTGTGGGACAATGCCAAGCTGGCGCAGGAGGTGATGCGCGAGCGTACCCGCCTGGACGGCGCGATCAGCGCCACCCGTGCGATCGAGACCGAGAAGACCGACACCGCCGAGCTTATCGAGATGGCCGATGCCGAAGGCGACGAGGATATGGTGACCGAGGCGATCGCATCGCTGAAGGCCCTTGCCGAGCGCGCTGACGAGGACAAGATCAAGGCGCTGCTGGCCGGCGAAGCCGACGGCAGCGATACCTATCTGGAAATCCATGCCGGCGCTGGGGGCACCGAAAGCCAGGACTGGGCCGAAATCCTGTCGCGCATGTATCGCCGCTGGGCGGAACGGCGCGGTTTCAAGGTGGAACTGGTCGACTATCAGGCGGGGGAAACCGCCGGCATCAAGTCGGCGACCTTCCTCATCAAGGGCGAAAATGCCTATGGCTATGCCAAGACCGAAAGCGGCGTCCATCGCCTGGTCCGCATCAGCCCCTATGACAGCGCTGCGCGCCGCCACACCAGCTTCTCGTCGGTCTGGGTCTATCCGGTGATCGACGACAATATCGATATCGAGGTCAAGGAATCCGACCTCAAGATCGATACCTATCGCGCATCGGGTGCGGGCGGCCAGCACGTCAACACCACCGACTCCGCGGTCCGCATCACCCACGTTCCCTCGGGCATCATCGTGGCCTCACAGAACGACCGTTCGCAGCACAAGAACCGCGCTACCGCGATGAACATGCTGAAGGCGCGCCTGTACGAGGCGGAACTGCGCAAACGCGAAGAAGCGGCCAGCACCGATTATCAGGCCAAGACCGAGATCGGCTGGGGCCACCAGATCCGCTCCTATGTGCTCCAGCCCTATCAGTTGGTGAAGGATCTGCGCACCGGCGTCACCTCGACCGCACCGGACGATGTGCTGGACGGCGCGCTCGATCCGTTCATGGCCGCCGCCCTGTCGCAGAAGGTCACGGGCGAGAAGGTGGATGTGGAGGATGTCGACTAAGAGCATTTTCGAGCCAGGCTTGCCTGGCGGCTCGGAAAATGCGGGAAATAAAAAGAGACTGCGAACATGGTCCTTTCTTTTCTGACTTCGTCGATATGCTCATGATCCGCATGATGCTGGCGGGGCCGTTGTTCCTGCTGGCAGCCTGCGGGCCGCTGGCGGGCGGCAATCAGTCGGATCGCTCGGCCACGGCCGAACCCTTTCCCCGTGCAGACCGGCCGGTGGCGCCGATCGTGTCGACCCGCTGGTCGAGCGAGGAAGCGCGTGATCGGGTCAATGAAGCCGAGGATATCATGGACCGGGCCGGCATCCGTCCGGGCATGACGATCGCCGATATCGGCGCGGGGGAGGGCTATTATACCGTGCGCCTGGCCAGGCGCGTCGGTCCCCGGGGCCGGGTACTGGCCGAGGATATCTTGCCCGAGGTGATCGACGCGCTGAGCCGCCGCATCACCCGCGAGGACTGGACCAATGTCAGCGTGAAGCTGGGCGCGCCGGAAGACCCCAAGTTGCCCGAAAACAGCTTCGACCGCATCTTCATGGTCCATATGTATCATGAGATCGCCGAGCCCTATGCCTTCCTGTGGCATCTCAGCCCGGCGCTCAAGCCCGACGGCGAACTGATCGTGGTCGATGCCGATCGGCCGACCGACCAGCACGGCACGCCCCGGCGCCTGCTGACCTGCGAACTTGCGGCGATGGGATTCCGGTTGGAGGAGATGATCTCCAAGCCGACGGCCGGCGGCTATATGGCCCGCTTCCGCCGCAGCACGGCGCGCCCCGATCCGTCCAGCATCGTCCCCTGCGCCCTGCGCGGATAGGCTTCGCGCTTTAGTCCGCGTCGAACCCGGCAACATAGCGATCCACCGCTGCCAGGTGCCCTGCAATCGTCGCCTCGTCCAGGAAGGAGCCGGTGAAGCTGTTCCGGGCCAGCGTGACGAAATCCTCCCGGCTCAGCTTCTCGGTGGCGGCGAGCGCCCGGTAATTGTCGTTCACATAGCCGCCGAAATAGGCGGGGTCGTCCGAATTGACCGTCGCCCGCAGACCCAGCCGCAACATGTCCGCCATCGGATGCGCCGTCATGCTGTCGACCACGCACAGCTTCAGGTTCGACAGCGGGCACACGGTCAGCGTCATACCCTCCCTGGCCAGCCGCGCGGTCAGCGCCGCATCCTCCAGCGACCGGTTGCCATGGTCCAGCCGGTCGACCCGCAATATGTCCAGAGCCTCGTGGACATAGGCGGGCGGCCCTTCTTCGCCGGCATGGGCCACGCGCTTCAGGCCCATGGCCCCCGCGCGTTCAAACGCACGGGCGAATTTCGACGGCGGATGCCCGACTTCGGAGGAATCGAGGCCAACGCCCAGCAGCCGGTCGAGCCAGGGTTCGGCCTGATCCAGCGTCCGGAGCGCCGCCTCCTCGTCCAGATGGCGCAGGAAGCACAGGATCAAGCCTGAGCTGAGTCCATGCTTGCGCTTGGCCTCGGCCATGCCGCTCAACAGGCCATCGGCGACCACCTGAAACGGAATGCCGCGATCGGTGTGTGTCTGCGGATCGAAGAATATTTCGGCATGAACTACGGCGTCTGCCGCCGCCCGGTCGAAATAGGCGAGCGCCAGGTCGTGGAAATCCTGTTCGGTTCGCAGGACATCGGCGCCGGCATAATAGATGTCGAGGAAATCCTGCAGCCGGGAAAAGCGATAGGCCGCGCGGACATCATCGACGCTGGCAAACGGGATGGAGACACGGTTGCGCTGTGCCAGCGCGAACATCATCTCGGGCTCCAGGCTCCCCTCGATATGCAGGTGCAATTCTGCCTTGGGCAGGGCGCTGACGAAGCGATCGTCGCCATTCATGCCGGATAGTGCCGTCGTGTGATCATCGCGCTACTACACCGCGACTGGGATCAAAGCGCAAGCCTGCGCCGGCACGCCGATGGCGGCCCATTGAATGGGGCGGTGGATGACCACCGCCCCTTATACGCATTAACGCGCGCCCTCGGCGTAGTAGCGCTCCATGTCGAGGCGCATCTGGTGGAGTGCTTCCGGGTTCAGATAGACCATGTGGCCCGCCGGATAATATTTGAACTGCAGGTTCGGCCGCAGCGCCGGCTCCAGCATCATGTGCTTCAGGTCCCGCTCGGTCGAGAAGAAGGGCGTCGCCATGTCATAATAGCCATTCAAGGACAGCACGCGCAGATGCGGGTTGATGCGCATCGCGGTCGACAGGTCGGCGGTGACGTCGGCGACATTCTGCTTGCGGCCCGACGGCGGCTCATGGCTCCAGTCCCAGTTGAAGGTGCCGCCTTCTCGTGCGCTCAGCCGATAGCTGAGGTCGGTCTGATAGCCGAGCTTGTTGGTCAGCTGATCGAGGAAGCTGCCGACATAGAGGCCGCTGATCGCGGTGTCCGACGGATCATATTCGGGATCCTCGCCCGCCGCATCCTCGTCGATCCCCTTGTAGCGGCTGTCGAACCGGCCCAGCGTCTCGCGCCCGTCGCGCAGCAATTCCTTGCGGAAGCGGCTGAGGCTCACGCGCAGGTTTGCGCGCTTGAGATAGTCCACCGACAGGCCGGTGAAGCGGCTCATCTGCTGGGCGACGGCGTCCTCTTCCTGGGCGCTGATGTCCTGCCCTTTCAGCAGCGCGGCGGCATAGGGGCCGTTGGCGAACTGGCGTGCTTCCTCGACAAAGGCTTCCAGGCTGGCCGGGCGGCCGCCGGGTACGCGGTTATGATACCAGGCGGTCGCGGCATAGCTGGGCAGATAGCCGATATGGATGGTGTCGAAGCCCGACTGGCGCACGCCATAATTCATGATCGACGACAGCAGGATGACGCCGTTCAGCGCCATGCCGCGATCTTCCAGCTGATAGGCGAGCGCGCCCGAACGGGTGGTGCCATAGCTTTCGCCGAAAATATATTTGGGGTCGCCCCAGCGGCCATTCTTGGTGGTGTAGCGCAGGATCGCCTTGGCAAAGGCATCGACATCCTGGTCGACGCCATAGAAGTCGGCGCCCTTGGCATCGCCCAGCGGCCGCGAATAGCCCGATCCCACCGCATCCAGGAACACCATGTCGGTGCTGCCGATCAGGCTGTCGGGATTGGGGCCGACATCGAAGGGCGCGGGCGCGACCGGTTCGGGATTGCCGGTGCGGACATGGTCGGGGGCAAAGCTGCCCATGCGCAGCCACAGCGAGGCCGAACCGGGACCGCCATTGTAGAAGAAGGTCAGCGGGCGATGCTTACCCGGCGCGGTATAGGCGGTGTAGAAGACGCTGGCGGTCGGCTTGCCCTGGGCGTCGCGGATGGTCAGCGTGCCGGCGGTGGCGGTATAGGCGATCGACTTGCCGTCGACGCTGGCCGTGCCCTTGCTGGTCTTAGTCACTTCCTCGACCGGGGCGCTGGCCCAGTTCTTGGCGATCTCGTCCGCCGTCTGCTCGGCATGCTGCTTGGCGGCGTCGGGCGCGCCATCCTTCTGGGCGAGGGCGGGGTGGGACAGGGAAAGGGCGAGGAGGGAAGCAAAACCAAGGGTGGCGGT
The sequence above is drawn from the Sphingobium sp. AP49 genome and encodes:
- a CDS encoding transglycosylase domain-containing protein, with the translated sequence MEEARSNPPASSFAYRLRRDAGGFASRLGGLWQRRLFRWAAILLGGVLLAIFLFWLIFARGLPDAATLLEYEPPLPTMVRDINGQPVHSYARERRVQLQYSDYPQLLIHAYLAAEDKTFFEHHGVDIPGFAGAVFDYASKLGSGQRARGGSTITQQVAKNLLIGDEYSPTRKVKEMILAWRMENVLTKEQILELYLNQIFLGRNAYGVQAAARAYFDKDVADLQLPEMAYLAILPKGPANYRPESTTGHARALDRRNWALGEMLKNGWITAAQRDAAVAQPLGTVAAHGSSFDANAGGYYMEEVRRRLIQQFGEKAQDGPNSVYAGGLWVRSPYDPVVQDHTQTALRNGLLRFGAGRGWSGPVGHVDIDKGWERELAASFISVDYAGWRVAVVISRDSSGAQIGFADGTTGTLPAGLAQLPYRRTGGPAISAMKPGDLIIVARDGASWALRNIPEVSGGMVVEEVHSGRIRAMQGGFDYRLSSYNRATQAKRQPGSTIKPFVYAAALDNGMTPASIIVDGPLCVYQGAGLGQKCFRNFSGGSAGPQTMRWGVEQSRNLMTVRAASQTGMDRVVRTIKNMGIGDYQPYLSFALGAGETTVEHMVNAYATLANQGRQFAPKLMDYVQDRRGKVIWPERWHACDGCNMANWDGKAMPRFGFEGKQVMNPMTAYQVVHITEGVIQRGTATVLADLKRPLFGKTGTTNGPTNVWFVGGSPDLVAGVYIGYDQPRSLGGWAQGGRIAAPIWKEAMAPVLETMPKTPFIAPAGIRMVAIDRRSGKRVYGAWPTDEPKPAVIWEAFKPESEPRRTIRKEEAEAQAKVAAKADAVRTRQRNDADFLQDQGGIY
- the prfB gene encoding peptide chain release factor 2, whose amino-acid sequence is MRAEAQQYIDRIDAALDLLRRFLDWDRALRRLDELNARVEDPTLWDNAKLAQEVMRERTRLDGAISATRAIETEKTDTAELIEMADAEGDEDMVTEAIASLKALAERADEDKIKALLAGEADGSDTYLEIHAGAGGTESQDWAEILSRMYRRWAERRGFKVELVDYQAGETAGIKSATFLIKGENAYGYAKTESGVHRLVRISPYDSAARRHTSFSSVWVYPVIDDNIDIEVKESDLKIDTYRASGAGGQHVNTTDSAVRITHVPSGIIVASQNDRSQHKNRATAMNMLKARLYEAELRKREEAASTDYQAKTEIGWGHQIRSYVLQPYQLVKDLRTGVTSTAPDDVLDGALDPFMAAALSQKVTGEKVDVEDVD
- a CDS encoding methyltransferase domain-containing protein; the encoded protein is MIRMMLAGPLFLLAACGPLAGGNQSDRSATAEPFPRADRPVAPIVSTRWSSEEARDRVNEAEDIMDRAGIRPGMTIADIGAGEGYYTVRLARRVGPRGRVLAEDILPEVIDALSRRITREDWTNVSVKLGAPEDPKLPENSFDRIFMVHMYHEIAEPYAFLWHLSPALKPDGELIVVDADRPTDQHGTPRRLLTCELAAMGFRLEEMISKPTAGGYMARFRRSTARPDPSSIVPCALRG
- a CDS encoding adenosine deaminase, which codes for MNGDDRFVSALPKAELHLHIEGSLEPEMMFALAQRNRVSIPFASVDDVRAAYRFSRLQDFLDIYYAGADVLRTEQDFHDLALAYFDRAAADAVVHAEIFFDPQTHTDRGIPFQVVADGLLSGMAEAKRKHGLSSGLILCFLRHLDEEAALRTLDQAEPWLDRLLGVGLDSSEVGHPPSKFARAFERAGAMGLKRVAHAGEEGPPAYVHEALDILRVDRLDHGNRSLEDAALTARLAREGMTLTVCPLSNLKLCVVDSMTAHPMADMLRLGLRATVNSDDPAYFGGYVNDNYRALAATEKLSREDFVTLARNSFTGSFLDEATIAGHLAAVDRYVAGFDAD
- a CDS encoding peptidase S10 — encoded protein: MRLTATLGFASLLALSLSHPALAQKDGAPDAAKQHAEQTADEIAKNWASAPVEEVTKTSKGTASVDGKSIAYTATAGTLTIRDAQGKPTASVFYTAYTAPGKHRPLTFFYNGGPGSASLWLRMGSFAPDHVRTGNPEPVAPAPFDVGPNPDSLIGSTDMVFLDAVGSGYSRPLGDAKGADFYGVDQDVDAFAKAILRYTTKNGRWGDPKYIFGESYGTTRSGALAYQLEDRGMALNGVILLSSIMNYGVRQSGFDTIHIGYLPSYAATAWYHNRVPGGRPASLEAFVEEARQFANGPYAAALLKGQDISAQEEDAVAQQMSRFTGLSVDYLKRANLRVSLSRFRKELLRDGRETLGRFDSRYKGIDEDAAGEDPEYDPSDTAISGLYVGSFLDQLTNKLGYQTDLSYRLSAREGGTFNWDWSHEPPSGRKQNVADVTADLSTAMRINPHLRVLSLNGYYDMATPFFSTERDLKHMMLEPALRPNLQFKYYPAGHMVYLNPEALHQMRLDMERYYAEGAR